From the genome of Novipirellula aureliae, one region includes:
- a CDS encoding type II secretion system F family protein yields the protein MPVFSYIARDMSGKQVSGTIEATGPREVAAILSERSLFPVTVEDTTQSSRGSFASVFGRKQKVNGQTMSIFYGQLASLLRAGVPMIRSLNVLGSQTSDKVLKEVVGDIRARVEDGEPLGQAFSRYPGVFSEMSVNMVRAGSEGGFLEDALERVGAFTELQEDLKGRTVSAMAYPVFLFSVGTVVITVLLVFFVPKFEMLFERLRKKGQMPWATEALLSFSNFLQSYGWIVLVLALVAFVLVKMKLNSDSGKDLADSFKLKIPVLGDILMNLAVARFCRVLGTLLGNGVPIIKSLEISRSATGNRLLSRSIADATENIRSGESLATPLRASGYLPVSVTEMISVGEESNSLDTVLPEIADSLEKRTFRRLDLFVRLLEPIMLLVMAILVLAVVMALLVPVLKSSTSL from the coding sequence ATGCCAGTGTTCAGCTACATCGCTCGCGATATGTCGGGCAAACAAGTCTCCGGGACGATCGAAGCAACGGGACCTCGCGAGGTCGCTGCGATCTTGTCCGAGCGGTCCCTGTTCCCCGTCACGGTGGAAGACACAACCCAATCGTCTCGCGGGTCATTTGCATCGGTTTTTGGCCGAAAGCAAAAAGTAAATGGTCAAACGATGTCGATTTTCTACGGACAATTGGCATCGCTGCTACGCGCAGGCGTGCCGATGATCCGCTCGCTCAACGTGCTCGGGTCGCAAACCTCCGACAAAGTGCTCAAGGAAGTGGTCGGCGACATCCGCGCGCGTGTCGAAGATGGCGAACCACTCGGACAGGCGTTCTCTCGTTACCCAGGTGTGTTTAGCGAGATGAGCGTCAACATGGTACGGGCAGGTAGCGAAGGCGGGTTTCTCGAGGATGCACTTGAGCGAGTGGGTGCATTTACGGAGCTACAAGAGGACTTGAAAGGCCGAACCGTCAGTGCGATGGCTTACCCGGTTTTCTTGTTTTCGGTCGGCACGGTTGTGATTACGGTCTTGCTCGTTTTCTTTGTTCCCAAATTCGAAATGCTGTTTGAGCGACTTCGCAAAAAAGGACAGATGCCTTGGGCAACCGAAGCGTTGTTATCCTTTAGTAACTTCCTCCAAAGTTATGGCTGGATCGTTTTAGTCTTGGCATTGGTTGCCTTCGTGCTCGTGAAGATGAAACTAAACAGCGATTCAGGAAAAGACTTGGCCGATTCGTTCAAGTTAAAAATCCCGGTACTAGGAGACATCTTGATGAACTTGGCGGTCGCCCGCTTTTGCCGAGTGCTCGGGACGCTACTGGGCAATGGGGTCCCGATCATCAAGTCGCTGGAAATCAGCCGTAGTGCGACTGGCAACCGACTATTAAGTCGATCGATTGCCGACGCCACCGAGAACATCCGCAGCGGCGAAAGCTTGGCGACCCCACTGCGGGCCTCCGGCTACTTACCCGTCAGTGTGACCGAGATGATTAGCGTTGGCGAAGAGAGCAACTCGCTCGACACCGTGCTACCCGAAATCGCCGACTCTCTGGAAAAGCGAACGTTTCGTCGACTCGATTTATTCGTCCGCCTATTGGAACCGATTATGTTGCTCGTCATGGCGATCTTGGTCCTGGCAGTCGTGATGGCGTTGCTCGTCCCCGTGCTAAAGAGCAGCACCTCGCTGTAA
- a CDS encoding GspE/PulE family protein, producing MQAGEILKRRGLISNEQLEQSRQSNSPNVIQAAVELGFVNERDAMQALAEEVGLDYVDLREIEVDLKALEGFPQKLIYRQSLFPIGIDDGMIIVATSDPLDLYPLDEASAVTGKSIVPVVAERAEIARLVKQHLGVGSETVEGLMAAKVDDDVELLDQIETDGSELSEMAQEASVVRLVNEILLEAIETRASDIHIETQSDGLQIRYRIDGILHPQPTPPEINRFQAAIISRLKILARLNIAEKRLPQDGRIKLRVHGREVDIRLSVIPMIHGEGLVMRVLDKSSMVFDLRSLGMNEKVYQTFSEIITYPHGIVLVTGPTGSGKTTTLYSSLLQIRSPETKIITTEDPVEYQLDGINQIQVHPKIGLTFAASLRSILRHDPDIVLVGEIRDLETAENAIQASLTGHLVFSTLHTNDAAGAFTRMGDMGVEPFLVAGTVEAVMAQRLVRRLCKHCKTAIKPNKEDIPADFPWDRFAEHPDGAVLYQSVGCRECRHVGYSGRMGIYELLVTNEEIRQLAQDRASSWDIRRAAIKHGMRTLRMDAWDKVIEGQTSIDEVLRVTRGEAV from the coding sequence ATGCAAGCCGGAGAAATCCTGAAACGCCGCGGACTGATTAGTAACGAACAACTTGAACAGAGTCGACAAAGCAATTCGCCCAATGTCATTCAAGCTGCTGTAGAACTCGGCTTCGTCAACGAACGAGATGCGATGCAGGCGTTGGCCGAAGAGGTCGGTCTCGACTATGTGGACCTGCGCGAAATCGAGGTTGACCTGAAGGCGCTAGAAGGATTTCCACAGAAGCTCATCTATCGACAATCCCTGTTTCCGATCGGCATCGACGATGGCATGATCATCGTTGCCACCTCCGATCCGCTTGATCTTTACCCACTGGATGAGGCGAGCGCGGTTACGGGCAAAAGTATTGTACCGGTCGTGGCCGAGCGAGCCGAAATCGCTCGCTTGGTCAAACAACATCTTGGGGTCGGCAGCGAGACGGTCGAAGGATTGATGGCCGCGAAAGTCGATGATGACGTCGAACTGCTCGACCAAATCGAAACCGACGGCAGCGAACTGAGTGAGATGGCTCAGGAGGCATCCGTCGTCCGCCTAGTAAACGAGATTTTGCTCGAAGCGATCGAAACACGAGCGAGCGATATTCATATTGAAACGCAATCGGATGGACTGCAAATTCGCTATCGTATTGACGGTATCTTGCATCCTCAACCGACCCCCCCTGAGATCAACCGCTTCCAGGCAGCCATTATCAGCCGCCTCAAGATCCTAGCTCGATTGAATATTGCGGAAAAACGATTGCCTCAAGACGGACGAATCAAACTCCGCGTCCATGGACGCGAAGTTGATATCCGGCTCAGCGTCATTCCGATGATTCACGGCGAAGGCCTGGTGATGCGTGTTCTCGACAAGTCGTCGATGGTCTTTGATCTTCGCAGCTTGGGCATGAACGAAAAGGTTTACCAAACCTTTAGTGAAATCATCACATACCCGCACGGCATCGTACTGGTCACCGGCCCAACGGGATCGGGTAAAACGACAACCTTGTACAGCAGCTTGCTGCAAATCCGTAGCCCTGAGACGAAGATTATCACCACGGAGGATCCGGTCGAGTATCAACTTGATGGGATCAACCAAATCCAGGTCCACCCGAAGATTGGGCTAACCTTTGCAGCGTCCTTAAGAAGTATTTTGCGGCATGACCCCGACATTGTTTTGGTGGGGGAAATTCGCGACTTGGAGACGGCCGAAAATGCGATCCAAGCGTCACTGACCGGTCACTTGGTCTTCAGTACGTTGCACACCAACGATGCCGCAGGAGCGTTTACCCGCATGGGCGACATGGGAGTCGAACCATTCCTGGTAGCCGGTACAGTCGAAGCCGTCATGGCTCAACGACTGGTGAGGCGATTGTGCAAACACTGTAAGACGGCCATAAAGCCAAATAAAGAGGATATCCCGGCCGATTTCCCTTGGGATCGTTTTGCTGAACACCCCGATGGTGCGGTGCTCTACCAAAGCGTGGGCTGCCGTGAATGCCGGCACGTAGGCTATAGCGGACGAATGGGGATCTACGAATTGCTAGTCACGAATGAAGAGATTCGCCAACTGGCGCAAGATCGAGCGAGCAGTTGGGATATTCGGCGGGCGGCGATCAAGCATGGTATGCGAACCCTGCGAATGGACGCATGGGATAAGGTCATCGAAGGGCAAACGAGTATTGATGAAGTTCTCCGCGTGACTCGGGGCGAGGCCGTATAA
- a CDS encoding secretin N-terminal domain-containing protein, producing the protein MNKSLHQSTSFAVLAILFLASHVSVANAQQANSQQAEALQAAVQQAEAQQAAVQQAEAQQAEALQAAVQQAEAQQAEAQQAAAQLVEAQTANAEEPVTAPDEPVQSGSMEQLVLNFQGTAWEDVLNWYAEQADLSLQIDRYPTGSVNYVDPTRSYSVDGTLDILNRLLLDRGYALVRRGRMLLLIDLEVDNAANLISELAELVSLDDLDGRSQSDIVSSVFPLGSLTPDAARQELAQLIGPWGRIIVLDSARQVKVTETVSKLLAIRKLLANAQETESNVVEIVLKYRGADEVLEIARPLLGLEDLQNSNESIRLSVGAYGERIYATGMPGKVSLLESIVSKADKPLATAEEGSTDEPSKPLFETHPVTVADSSTVFDVLQTLLAGTPDARIAIDPKTKSIVSYARPETQALIAATIAKLEGSGQEFKVINLRQLDPAQALLTINKFFGITETGGQGPIVDGDPSTNRLWIRGSADQIAMVEKLIGELEGNDVMGKLGNKVRMLPYNGPSGMDAFRQVQDVWSVLGRTNQIRTISPSSGSSNGSSETRAGIPDRRIHPDPQPAKRPSDEIPANDGKPDFRSPSESGSVEAPDFASVRSSLTSPTTLVAAQANESASANESATVAEGDPPSITLDFEGADIVVQFTPAGMIVASEDTEALDTFEALMESFAPNTTAQSDLPTIFWLKYAKADATAELISTIIGGVDSSLSSMGDSFSGGLGGGMLGLLGMGGGGGGGGGGGSTARSVLTSTGSISIVPDARLNALIVQANPLDLELVEMILRKLDIQESPEDIELIAKPALIPIIYQDAASVAEVVKSVFADRINGGTQSSGRGQTNPQEIIAALRGGGGGGRGGGGGGGGNRGGTQTTQSEPSKIVIAVDARSNSLVVTATPQDFEEVRQLVLALDEGGMQTEESVEVVTLKGNIKADVVRMALESVLGASTQTTTTGSTNSTSSNASSNDAARQAAMIRAMRQSAAGGRGGGGQTTGGRGGGGQTTGGRGGGGQTTGGRGGGGNTGGGRGGGGGGGR; encoded by the coding sequence ATGAACAAATCGCTTCACCAGAGTACCTCCTTCGCCGTCCTTGCGATTCTATTCTTAGCGTCGCACGTTTCGGTCGCAAACGCACAACAAGCAAACTCGCAACAAGCAGAAGCCCTGCAAGCGGCAGTCCAGCAAGCGGAAGCCCAGCAAGCGGCAGTCCAGCAAGCGGAAGCCCAACAAGCAGAAGCCCTGCAAGCGGCAGTCCAGCAAGCGGAAGCTCAGCAAGCGGAGGCCCAACAGGCGGCAGCCCAGCTTGTCGAAGCTCAAACCGCTAACGCTGAGGAGCCCGTCACGGCACCCGACGAGCCGGTACAGAGCGGTTCCATGGAGCAATTGGTGCTGAACTTTCAGGGCACAGCCTGGGAAGACGTGCTAAATTGGTATGCTGAGCAAGCGGATTTGTCGCTACAGATCGATCGCTATCCCACTGGATCTGTCAATTATGTCGACCCCACCCGATCTTATAGTGTTGATGGGACGCTCGACATTTTGAACCGTTTGCTTTTGGACCGTGGCTACGCATTGGTTCGCCGCGGCCGAATGCTGTTGTTGATCGATTTAGAGGTAGACAATGCGGCAAACTTGATCAGCGAGCTAGCTGAATTGGTCAGTCTAGATGACCTCGATGGTCGCAGTCAAAGTGACATCGTCAGCAGTGTCTTTCCGCTCGGCAGTTTAACGCCCGATGCCGCCCGGCAAGAGCTCGCACAACTGATTGGGCCGTGGGGCCGAATCATCGTTCTCGATAGTGCTCGGCAAGTGAAGGTGACCGAAACGGTTAGCAAGTTGTTGGCCATTCGCAAACTATTGGCAAATGCTCAAGAGACCGAGTCGAACGTGGTCGAGATCGTACTGAAGTATCGCGGTGCTGATGAGGTTCTGGAGATCGCTCGACCGCTGCTAGGCTTAGAAGACTTGCAAAACTCGAACGAATCGATTCGTCTTTCCGTCGGTGCCTATGGCGAGCGGATCTATGCAACCGGAATGCCCGGAAAAGTCAGTCTGCTTGAAAGTATTGTTTCCAAAGCCGACAAACCGCTGGCGACCGCCGAAGAGGGCTCGACGGACGAACCGTCAAAGCCTTTGTTTGAAACTCATCCAGTCACGGTTGCCGACAGTTCGACGGTGTTCGATGTATTGCAGACCTTGTTGGCTGGAACGCCGGATGCGCGTATTGCGATCGACCCGAAAACAAAGTCGATTGTCTCCTACGCGCGGCCTGAAACTCAAGCGTTGATCGCGGCGACCATTGCGAAATTAGAGGGTAGCGGCCAGGAATTCAAGGTCATCAACTTGAGGCAGCTAGATCCCGCACAGGCATTGCTAACGATCAACAAGTTTTTCGGCATCACCGAAACGGGTGGCCAAGGTCCAATTGTTGATGGCGACCCCTCGACCAACCGGCTATGGATTCGCGGGTCAGCCGACCAGATCGCGATGGTTGAAAAATTGATTGGAGAGCTCGAAGGCAACGATGTCATGGGCAAACTTGGCAACAAGGTTCGCATGCTGCCCTACAATGGTCCGTCAGGCATGGATGCATTTAGGCAAGTTCAAGACGTATGGTCGGTGCTCGGTCGCACGAACCAAATTCGAACCATCTCGCCCTCAAGTGGTTCATCGAATGGTTCATCGGAGACGCGGGCTGGAATTCCCGATCGGCGGATTCATCCGGATCCACAGCCCGCGAAGCGACCGTCTGATGAAATCCCCGCAAACGACGGAAAACCCGATTTCCGAAGCCCTTCGGAAAGCGGTTCCGTTGAAGCTCCCGATTTTGCATCGGTGCGCTCATCGCTCACATCGCCGACCACATTGGTCGCGGCCCAGGCAAACGAGTCGGCGTCAGCAAACGAGTCGGCTACGGTCGCCGAGGGTGATCCACCATCGATCACACTCGATTTTGAAGGAGCTGACATTGTCGTCCAGTTTACTCCGGCTGGCATGATTGTCGCCTCCGAAGATACCGAAGCACTCGATACATTCGAAGCGCTGATGGAATCGTTCGCTCCAAACACCACAGCCCAATCGGACTTGCCGACCATTTTTTGGCTCAAGTATGCCAAAGCCGATGCGACCGCCGAATTGATTTCGACCATTATTGGCGGCGTCGATAGCTCGCTTTCATCGATGGGCGATTCGTTTTCAGGTGGCCTCGGAGGAGGGATGCTTGGGCTACTAGGAATGGGTGGCGGTGGTGGCGGAGGCGGTGGTGGCGGATCGACTGCGAGATCCGTTTTGACCTCGACCGGATCAATCAGCATTGTTCCCGATGCTAGACTCAACGCCTTGATTGTCCAAGCCAATCCGCTCGACTTGGAATTGGTTGAAATGATTTTGCGAAAGCTAGACATTCAAGAAAGCCCTGAAGACATCGAGTTGATTGCCAAGCCAGCATTGATTCCGATCATCTACCAAGATGCGGCAAGCGTGGCGGAAGTGGTCAAGAGTGTGTTTGCTGATCGTATCAATGGCGGCACGCAATCGAGCGGGCGTGGACAAACGAATCCTCAAGAAATAATCGCGGCGCTCCGAGGCGGCGGGGGAGGTGGTCGTGGTGGTGGTGGTGGTGGTGGAGGTAACCGTGGCGGTACCCAAACAACTCAGAGCGAGCCCTCCAAGATCGTTATCGCGGTGGACGCGCGCAGTAACTCGCTTGTGGTAACCGCAACACCGCAAGATTTCGAAGAGGTCCGACAACTGGTCCTCGCACTTGATGAAGGTGGGATGCAAACGGAAGAAAGTGTCGAAGTGGTGACGCTGAAGGGAAACATTAAGGCAGATGTCGTTCGCATGGCACTTGAATCGGTTCTCGGCGCATCAACCCAGACAACGACCACCGGCTCAACAAATTCTACGTCTTCAAATGCCTCAAGCAACGACGCGGCTCGTCAAGCCGCGATGATTCGCGCGATGCGTCAGAGCGCCGCGGGTGGCCGAGGCGGTGGTGGCCAAACAACCGGTGGCCGGGGTGGCGGCGGCCAAACAACCGGCGGCCGAGGCGGTGGCGGCCAAACAACCGGTGGCCGAGGCGGCGGCGGCAACACTGGCGGTGGACGTGGCGGCGGCGGTGGCGGTGGCAGATAG
- the gyrA gene encoding DNA gyrase subunit A has protein sequence MIDLPIEDELRESYLTYAMSVIVSRALPDVRDGLKPSQRRILVAMNDLNLGPGSKRVKCAKISGDTSGNYHPHGESVIYPTLVRMAQEWNMRSLLIDKQGNFGSVAGLPPAAMRYTEARLSAVAAAMLGDLKLDTVDFIPTYDEVRTEPTVLPSKFPNLLINGSGGIAVGMATSIPPHNPSEVCEALIQLIDRPDMTIDELCEIIPGPDFPTGGIICGRAGIRRGYKTGRSTVVVRARCRIEEMKGGRSRIVVTEIPYQQYRDRVIEKIAALVNGERIKGISAIRDESDLKEPVRLVIELKRDADPDVVLNQLYQFSPLQDTFSLIFLALVDGKPRELTLKEILQEFLRHRVTVIRRRTQFLLARARRRKHTVEGLLLALADIDKIIRTIRESKTQPEAKQRLMQIECPAAMMRRALGDSGFDQFVLERGEAENYTLTSVQTDAIMRMTLGQLVNLEQEKLIGEHTALLEEITDYLDILSSQARINSIIKEDLEEMVRRFGDKRRTEISMEELGNIDLEDLITEETMVVSLSHRGYIKRTPTSVYNTQRRGGKGLKGAKTDEEDPIEHLFVASTHAYLLFLTTTGKVRWQKVYDLPQLARDSKGRAIVNLLNLSDDEKIAECLAVRDFDQAGYFVVMATRSGLVKKTPLEQYSRPKKNGIIAIKLREGDELVDAAVIGPGDEVVLVTASGMAIRFRESDARPMGRNTSGVKGIRLSKGDSVVGMVVADPDATLLTVCENGFGKRTFFGPNAAVEISNGSNDGDDDEETSEDSPEEVSEEENGSSSSRYRTQKRGGKGVRDIRTSARNGSVIGIARVNDDDELFMMTSKGKLQRIKAADINVIGRNTQGVRIMNVDEGDSLIAVVRVPPEEESDAPIEPVAVEGNTVEGRVVDGDAVEGNTTEPPANEGPTES, from the coding sequence ATGATCGACTTGCCGATCGAGGACGAGCTTCGCGAAAGCTACCTGACCTACGCGATGAGCGTCATTGTTAGTCGAGCGCTACCGGATGTCCGTGACGGACTCAAGCCAAGTCAGCGGCGGATCTTGGTGGCGATGAATGATTTGAATCTCGGGCCGGGCAGCAAACGAGTCAAATGTGCAAAAATCTCAGGTGATACCTCGGGTAACTACCACCCCCACGGCGAAAGTGTGATCTACCCGACGTTGGTTCGGATGGCCCAAGAGTGGAATATGCGGTCATTGTTGATCGACAAACAGGGTAACTTCGGTAGCGTTGCGGGATTGCCACCTGCCGCGATGCGGTATACCGAAGCGAGGCTCAGCGCGGTCGCTGCGGCCATGCTCGGAGATTTAAAACTCGATACCGTCGACTTCATTCCTACCTATGACGAAGTTCGTACCGAGCCGACGGTGCTGCCAAGTAAATTTCCGAATCTGCTCATCAACGGCAGTGGCGGGATCGCCGTCGGGATGGCGACGAGTATCCCGCCGCACAACCCGAGCGAGGTTTGTGAGGCTCTGATTCAATTGATCGATCGTCCCGACATGACGATTGATGAATTGTGCGAAATCATCCCCGGTCCTGACTTCCCGACCGGCGGGATCATCTGCGGACGTGCTGGAATCCGGCGAGGCTACAAGACAGGACGCAGTACCGTTGTCGTGCGCGCCCGTTGCCGTATCGAAGAGATGAAAGGCGGGCGTTCGCGAATCGTCGTGACGGAGATCCCTTACCAGCAATACCGTGATCGCGTGATCGAAAAGATCGCGGCACTCGTCAACGGCGAACGGATCAAGGGCATCTCGGCAATTCGCGATGAAAGCGACTTGAAGGAGCCGGTTCGCTTGGTGATCGAGCTGAAACGCGATGCCGATCCTGACGTGGTTCTCAACCAGCTCTACCAATTCTCGCCGCTGCAAGACACCTTTTCGCTGATCTTCTTGGCGCTCGTTGATGGGAAGCCGCGAGAACTCACTTTGAAGGAAATTCTACAAGAGTTTCTGCGGCATCGTGTCACCGTCATTCGTCGTCGGACCCAGTTCTTGCTCGCCCGTGCTCGCCGCCGAAAACATACGGTCGAAGGCTTGCTTTTGGCGCTCGCGGATATCGATAAAATTATCCGCACGATTCGCGAAAGCAAAACTCAGCCCGAAGCGAAGCAGCGTCTGATGCAAATCGAATGCCCCGCGGCGATGATGAGGCGGGCGCTCGGCGATAGCGGTTTCGACCAATTCGTACTCGAACGCGGAGAGGCCGAAAACTATACGCTGACCAGCGTCCAAACCGATGCCATCATGCGGATGACGCTCGGCCAATTGGTCAATCTCGAACAGGAAAAACTGATTGGCGAACACACGGCGTTGCTCGAGGAGATCACTGATTATTTAGATATCTTGTCGAGCCAAGCTCGCATTAATTCGATCATCAAAGAGGATTTGGAAGAGATGGTTCGGCGGTTCGGCGACAAGCGGCGAACCGAAATTAGTATGGAGGAACTCGGCAATATCGATCTTGAAGATCTGATTACCGAGGAGACGATGGTCGTGTCGCTCAGTCATCGCGGCTATATCAAACGCACGCCGACAAGTGTTTACAACACACAACGCCGTGGTGGGAAAGGACTCAAAGGGGCAAAGACTGACGAAGAGGATCCGATCGAGCACTTGTTTGTCGCTAGTACTCACGCCTACCTGTTGTTCTTGACGACGACAGGAAAAGTGCGCTGGCAAAAGGTTTACGACTTGCCTCAATTGGCTCGCGACTCCAAGGGCCGCGCCATCGTCAATCTGCTGAATCTCAGCGACGATGAGAAGATTGCCGAATGCTTGGCCGTTCGCGACTTCGATCAAGCTGGCTACTTTGTCGTCATGGCAACCCGAAGTGGATTGGTCAAAAAGACGCCGCTTGAACAGTACAGCCGCCCTAAGAAGAATGGCATCATCGCCATCAAACTTCGTGAGGGCGATGAATTGGTCGATGCCGCCGTCATCGGGCCGGGCGACGAAGTCGTTCTGGTGACCGCATCCGGTATGGCGATCCGCTTCCGCGAATCCGATGCTCGCCCGATGGGCCGAAACACCTCAGGCGTGAAAGGCATCCGTCTCTCCAAGGGCGACAGCGTCGTTGGTATGGTCGTCGCCGATCCCGATGCGACGTTGTTGACTGTCTGTGAAAATGGCTTCGGTAAGCGGACCTTCTTCGGCCCCAACGCAGCCGTCGAGATAAGCAATGGTTCCAACGACGGTGACGATGATGAAGAAACAAGTGAAGATTCCCCTGAAGAGGTGTCTGAAGAGGAGAATGGCTCTTCCAGTTCTCGCTATCGCACACAAAAACGTGGCGGCAAAGGCGTTCGAGATATTCGTACCAGCGCCCGAAACGGTAGCGTTATCGGTATCGCTCGCGTGAACGACGACGATGAGCTGTTTATGATGACCAGTAAGGGCAAGCTGCAACGGATCAAGGCAGCCGATATCAATGTGATCGGTCGCAATACACAAGGCGTTCGCATTATGAACGTTGATGAAGGCGACAGTTTGATCGCCGTTGTCCGCGTTCCGCCCGAAGAAGAGTCCGACGCCCCGATCGAGCCAGTGGCCGTCGAGGGGAACACGGTTGAAGGTCGCGTCGTTGACGGTGATGCGGTTGAAGGTAACACGACGGAGCCACCGGCAAACGAAGGACCAACCGAGAGTTAA